In Nothobranchius furzeri strain GRZ-AD chromosome 18, NfurGRZ-RIMD1, whole genome shotgun sequence, a single genomic region encodes these proteins:
- the bahd1 gene encoding bromo adjacent homology domain-containing 1 protein: MVKAQQNQPVKCRKPQKKKACKEKGCGVKKGKVGKTELSGTKKRAKKDSRHRKRSASTDNEDALACCVLLTRLDEKKVVGKEKNAKIKKQKSIKVKKKVCSVHRRTKSEPRKTSTASRQTLEPKNNQSGALLMSPSPAVEPRRRRLASLNAEAVNSLLLYRESSLMTNLTKKWEPFRESTDKDTKAKNVTSGGKEVLKERSKKTKKSASQAQNIDWLSLFAPTPRRQAGLTAATLLKLTSSQYRTKRLKKTESKPVVRSEPTTSTLNGLNGKALYGQAAQTKVRPHPKHKEQLKHRKQGTEVPVHPQLSSALQGCCSLCKTEPFDPEWKSATGGQECLKHAIHRGSSLGFSLKTIKDEQVETEVSSCYCCTQERCVEYCHRLALFLEDKTFKEPEDGSLSEVFHHHHHHHHHHHHHHLQSAHTVAHPAAITISPHTCTCFPGYYVHFSHPDSSPSPMSPLALCPRSSKRPKLHPSTGSQPSGISHPVYCCTSVEACYGEPCRINGFSTYSNVIPAITRGRCPFSPKDCTKCNHGTKRDEYPSTLSDHHNPSSIPIYPSPRILTGCPIPTVPPAGQSVPHVQTPLSDPSQPQPPLQVAKECPQSAKPPSGSRSGARGSSDVSPLNREKKQRLSSASVGGQTVAKQLKNSRQKSTNGWRTVGLPFEKEVFTVGEETLAMRKCFEGIHRDRDVIRVRDTVLLKSGPRKKTLPYVAKVSALWEEPESGELMMSLFWYYRPEHTQGGRNPTVHCENEIFASRHQDVNSVACIEDKCYVLTLAQYCRFCALVKRHKEGVHDTAASHVVPPVVANAMPTHHCVPDDVDPELVFFCRHVYDFRYGRLLKNLQ; encoded by the exons ATGGTGAAAGCACAGCAGAATCAGCCAGTCAAATGCAGGAAACCCCAGAAGAAGAAGGCCTGCAAGGAAAAGGGATGCGGTGTAAAGAAAGGAAAAGTAGGAAAGACTGAGCTCAGTGGAACaaaaaagagagcaaagaaagacTCACGGCATAGAAAGAGGTCTGCGTCGACTGATAACGAAGATGCATTAGCTTGTTGTGTCTTGCTGACTCGTCTGGATGAAAAAAAAGTTGTTGGTAAAGAAAAGAATGCAAAAATTAAAAAGCAAAAGAGCATTAAAGTCAAAAAGAAAGTGTGCTCAGTTCATAGAAGGACCAAATCCGAACCTAGGAAAACTTCCACAGCCAGCCGACAAACACTGGAACCAAAAAACAACCAGTCTGGCGCCTTACTCATGTCACCATCACCTGCCGTTGAGCCTCGTAGGAGAAGGTTGGCTTCTCTCAATGCAGAGGCCGTCAACAGTTTGCTGCTCTACAGAGAGAGTTCACTCATGACAAATCTCACAAAGAAATGGGAACCCTTCAGAGAAAGTACAGACAAAGATACTAAAGCCAAAAATGTTACTTCAGGAGGGAAAGAGGTCCTGAAAGAAAGATCCAAAAAAACAAAGAAGTCAGCATCTCAGGCTCAGAATATTGACTGGTTGAGTTTGTTTGCTCCAACACCACGACGCCAAGCAGGCCTCACTGCTGCGACGCTGCTTAAACTCACCAGTTCCCAGTACAGAACCAAACGACTAAAGAAGACTGAGTCCAAACCGGTTGTCAGGAGTGAACCAACAACCTCCACACTGAATGGCCTAAATGGGAAGGCTTTGTATGGACAAGCAGCTCAGACCAAAGTCAGACCACATCCCAAACACAAGGAGCAACTAAAGCACAGAAAACAAGGTACAGAGGTACCAGTCCATCCCCAGCTGAGCTCTGCCCTTCAGGGATGCTGTAGTTTGTGTAAGACAGAGCCTTTTGATCCAGAATGGAAGAGTGCCACAGGAGGACAGGAATGTCTCAAACATGCTATCCATCGTGGCTCCTCTTTGGGATTCTCCTTGAAAACAATCAAAGACGAGCAAGTGGAGACTGAAGTGTCTTCCTGCTACTGCTGCACCCAGGAGAGATGTGTTGAATACTGTCACAGACTGGCCCTCTTTCTTGAAGACAAGACTTTCAAGGAACCAGAGGATGGCTCTCTGTCTGAAGTgttccaccaccatcatcatcaccatcatcaccatcaccaccaccatcttcaGTCAGCTCATACAGTAGCCCACCCAGCAGCCATAACCATCAGCCCACACACCTGCACTTGTTTTCCAGGCTACTATGTCCACTTCAGCCATCCTGATAGCTCCCCATCTCCCATGTCACCTCTCGCTTTGTGCCCAAGAAGCAGCAAGAGGCCAAAGCTGCACCCCAGCACCGGTTCACAACCTTCAGGGATCAGCCATCCAGTCTACTGCTGCACCTCAGTGGAGGCGTGTTATGGAGAGCCCTGCAGGATCAATGGCTTCTCTACTTATTCCAATGTGATTCCAGCCATCACGAGAGGACGGTGCCCCTTCAGCCCCAAAGACTGCACCAAATGCAACCATGGCACAAAAAGAG ATGAATACCCATCAACCCTCAGCGATCACCACAACCCCTCCTCCATCCCCATTTACCCCAGCCCCAGAATCCTCACTGGCTGTCCCATTCCCACCGTGCCTCCAGCCGGCCAATCGGTGCCCCACGTTCAGACTCCGCTGTCTGACCCCAGCCAACCCCAACCTCCACTGCAGGTGGCGAAGGAGTGTCCGCAGAGTGCCAAGCCACCCAGCGGGTCAAGGTCTGGAGCTCGCGGCAGCTCGGATGTCTCTCCTCTGAACCGGGAAAAGAAACAGAGGCTCAGCTCTGCCAGCGTTGGAGGGCAAACCGTTGCCAAGCAGCTAAAAAACAGCCGCCAAAAATCCACCAATGGCTGGCGGACGGTTGGCCTGCCCTTTGAGAAGGAGGTTTTTACAGTG GGAGAAGAGACTCTGGCTATGAGGAAGTGTTTTGAGGGAATCCACAGGGACAGGGATGTGATTCGGGTCAGAGACACTGTTCTGTTGAAGTCAGGACCCAGGAAAAAGACTCTGCCTTACGTGGCCAAGGTCTCAGCTCTGTGGGAGGAACCAGAGTCAG GGGAGCTGATGATGAGTTTGTTTTGGTACTACCGTCCAGAACACACGCAGGGAGGACGCAACCCCACCGTACATTGTGAG AATGAGATCTTTGCATCTCGTCACCAGGATGTGAACAGTGTGGCCTGTATTGAAGACAAATGCTATGTCCTAACTTTGGCACAGTATTGTCG ATTTTGTGCCTTGGTAAAACGCCATAAGGAGGGAGTCCACGACACTGCTGCTTCCCATGTGGTGCCACCCGTAGTTGCAAACGCCATGCCCACCCACCACTGTGTGCCCGATGACGTCGACCCAGAACTGGTGTTCTTCTGTCGACACGTCTACGACTTCCGATACGGACGCCTACTCAAGAACCTGCAGTAG